CTTCCCGCTGCGCCCCGGCGAGACGCGCTTCCAGCTCAGCTACCACCTGCCCTACAACGGTAAGGCGAGCTTCGCGCCGACGGCGCTCTACAACATGGAGCACTTCGTGGTGATGCTGCCCAAGTCCATGGAGTTCAGGCCGGCCGATCGGCAACAATTTTCGCCGATGCAGGAAGATGCGAGCGCGAACACGCAGGTCGCTACGGCCGTGAAGGCGGGCGACAAGCTGGCGTTCAGCATCTCGGGCAGCGGCGAGTTTCCGCGCGAGCAGCAGGGTGGCGGCGAAGAGCCGGCGGGCGCGACCAGCAACGACGCGCGTCCCGGCGGCGGGCTGGGTCCGCCGTCGGAGCAGCCGGACCCGCTAAAGCAGTATCGGTGGTACATCCTGGGAGCGCTGGCGTTGGCGCTGGCAGCGGGCGCGGTGTATGTGCTGCGGCGCGGGCCGGCGAGTGCACCGGCGCCGAGCTCGACGCCTGCGACGGCGGTGCAGGGCCGCGGAGTGGCGCGAACGGCGACCCCGGCTTCCGCGAATGGCAATGCGCGCTCCGCGGCCATCATGGACGCGCTCAAGGAAGAGTTGTTCCAGTTGGAAGTGGATCGCGCCCAGGGAAGCATTTCGCCGGCGGACTACGCCGAAGCCAAGGCGGCGCTGGATCTGACCATGCGGCGCGCGCTGGAGCGCGGGAAGAAGACCGCGAAGGTTTAGGTTTTCTCAGGTTGCGCCACCCCTCATCCAGGTCATCCTGAGCGCGCGCGAGTCGATGGAGTCCCTACAGCTACCGAGCTGGTCAGGTCCAATAGGGGTCCTTCGACTGCGCTCAGGATGACAACGCCACAAGAGCCCTTCCGCCCTGCGGGCTCAGTTGCGACCGTTACCAGCGGGCTGCTAGTCTGGCGCGCTCTGCTGATTACCGCGAGGTCATCATGCGTTTGCGTTTCGTGCTCGTTCCCGCCGTTTTTCTGTTGGCAAGCGTTACATTGCCGGCCCAGAAGGCCGCCGCGCCCGACCTGGCAGCGGCGCGCGACGAGGCAGTGCAGATCCTGGCCGGCCTGGTCAAGATTGACACGTCGAATCCGCCGGGGAATGAGACGAAGGCGGCGCGGCACATCCAGGAAATCTTCGACCGCGAAGGCATTGCTTCGGAGATCTTCGAGTCGGCCCCGGGGCGCGGGAGCATTGTGGCGCGGCTGAAGGGGAACGGCAAAAAGCGCCCACTGCTGCTCATGGGCCACCTCGACGTGGTAGGGGTGGAGCGCGACAAGTGGACGGTGGACCCGTTCGGCGCCGTGATCAAGGACGGCTATCTGTACGGGCGCGGCGCGTCGGACGACAAGGCGATGGTCAGCGCCTGCCTGGAGATTGTCCTGCTGCTGCACCGCATGAAGGCGCCGCTCGATCGCGACGTGATCTTCCTGGCGGAGGCGGGCGAGGAAGGCACCAGCCAGTTTGGCATCGGCTACATGGTGAAGGAGCACTGGGAGAAGATTGAGGCCGAGTTCGCGCTCAACGAGGGCGGCAGCATTCACAACGTGGATGGCAAAGTTACCGACGTGCAGATCGGGACGACGGAAAAAGTTCCGCGCACCACGCGGCTGGTCGCGCGGGGCTCGAGCGGGCACGCCTCGATCCCGCGCCCGGACAATCCTGTGGTCCACCTGGCAGCGGCCGTCGGCAAGTTCGGCGAGTGGCAGCCACCGGCGCGGCTGAACGAAACCACGCGATTGTTTTTCCAGCGGCTGGCGACCATCAGCCCGCCCGATGAGGCAGCCCTCTATCGCAACGTGGAAGACCCAGCGGTGCAGGAGAAGCTGCGACTCAGCAAGCCGGTGTATTACTCCATGCTGCGGACGTCGATCGTGCCGACCATCGTGAAGGGCGGCTTCCGAACGAACGTGATCCCGGCTGACGCTGAGGCGACGCTCGACATCCGCTCGCTGCCCGACGAAGACATGGACGCGCTGCTGGAGAAGATGCGCCAGCTCATCAACGATCCCGAGATCGAGATCGTGAAGAACAACTACGGCGCGCGGCCCACGTCTCCGCCTTCGAGCGTGAACACGGAAATGTTCGCCGCGCTCGAGCGGGCACAGAAGAAAGTGTTTCCTGCGGCGGTCACCCTGCCCGCCATGGGCACCGGCGCGACCGACTCGGC
This genomic interval from Terriglobales bacterium contains the following:
- a CDS encoding carboxypeptidase regulatory-like domain-containing protein translates to MKPSFFLLRVLASAVLLSAAASGDITGKVTNATTGKPAAGDDVVLLRLSQGMDEIARTKTDARGQFTLKVSDAGAPHLVRVSHGGVNYHKAAPPGTTTADVEVYDAAPKLDGISATVNVVRFSATGDQLQVIELFALKNDSSPPKTLMSDKTFELDLPEGAVVDSSMAAGPGGMPVTSSPVPDEGKKGRYYYVFPLRPGETRFQLSYHLPYNGKASFAPTALYNMEHFVVMLPKSMEFRPADRQQFSPMQEDASANTQVATAVKAGDKLAFSISGSGEFPREQQGGGEEPAGATSNDARPGGGLGPPSEQPDPLKQYRWYILGALALALAAGAVYVLRRGPASAPAPSSTPATAVQGRGVARTATPASANGNARSAAIMDALKEELFQLEVDRAQGSISPADYAEAKAALDLTMRRALERGKKTAKV
- a CDS encoding M20/M25/M40 family metallo-hydrolase, producing MRLRFVLVPAVFLLASVTLPAQKAAAPDLAAARDEAVQILAGLVKIDTSNPPGNETKAARHIQEIFDREGIASEIFESAPGRGSIVARLKGNGKKRPLLLMGHLDVVGVERDKWTVDPFGAVIKDGYLYGRGASDDKAMVSACLEIVLLLHRMKAPLDRDVIFLAEAGEEGTSQFGIGYMVKEHWEKIEAEFALNEGGSIHNVDGKVTDVQIGTTEKVPRTTRLVARGSSGHASIPRPDNPVVHLAAAVGKFGEWQPPARLNETTRLFFQRLATISPPDEAALYRNVEDPAVQEKLRLSKPVYYSMLRTSIVPTIVKGGFRTNVIPADAEATLDIRSLPDEDMDALLEKMRQLINDPEIEIVKNNYGARPTSPPSSVNTEMFAALERAQKKVFPAAVTLPAMGTGATDSAQLRAKGVQAYGLGNVSTDDDRRRVHGNDERASVEGLGKFLEFMWLAVTDVALAK